One Alnus glutinosa chromosome 3, dhAlnGlut1.1, whole genome shotgun sequence genomic region harbors:
- the LOC133865010 gene encoding probable protein S-acyltransferase 15 has translation MKCEGFLTIPVSAVFLSMGFVYYITIFVFLEDWVGLQSSAGSLNSLIFSFLFFLCLFSFFSCVLIDPGRVPASYIPDVEESGGSDKEPDKNVAQSRHCDKCSTYKPPRAHHCRVCRRCVLRMDHHCPWINNCVGYWNYKAFFILVLYATIGSIYSTVIVISCSCQKDFGGKVPLKTFYIICGAVMTGLSITLGILLGWHIYLIIHNMTTIEYYEEVRATWLARKTGQSYRRLFDLGAYKNITLVLGTNMLKWLWPTSVSHLKDGLAFPISRDNS, from the exons ATGAAGTGCGAAGGATTTCTCACCATCCCTGTGTCTGCGGTGTTCCTGTCGATGGGTTTTGTCTATTACATCACAATTTTCGTTTTTCTGGAGGATTGGGTCGGGTTGCAGAGCTCAGCTGGGTCTTTGaactctctgattttctctttcttgttttttctttgccttttctctttcttttcttgtgttCTGATTGACCCAGGTCGCGTTCCGGCTTCCTATATCCCTGATGTTGAGGAAAGCGGGGGCTCAGATAAGGAACCCGACAAAAAT GTTGCACAATCAAGGCATTGTGACAAGTGCTCTACATACAAGCCTCCTAGGGCTCATCATTGTCGGGTCTGCAGAAGGTGTGTTTTGAGGATG GATCATCACTGTCCGTGGATAAATAATTGTGTTGGCTATTGGAACTATAAGGCCTTTTTTATACTTGTCCTATATGCAACTATAGGTAGCATCTACTCTACG GTTATTGTAATAAGCTGTTCGTGTCAAAAGGATTTTGGCGGAAAGGTTCCCCTCAAAACTTTCTAT ATTATTTGCGGAGCAGTGATGACTGGCTTGAGTATAACACTTGGAATTCTTTTGGGTTGGCATATCTACCTTATCATTCACAATATGACAACCATAGAG TATTACGAAGAAGTAAGGGCAACGTGGTTGGCTAGGAAAACTGGTCAGAGCTATCGACGTCTGTTCGACCTTGGTGCTTACAAAAACATTAccttg GTCCTGGGTACAAACATGCTGAAATGGTTGTGGCCTACATCTGTGAGCCATCTAAAAGATGGCCTCGCCTTCCCAATTTCACGTGACAATTCATAA